In the Kribbella sp. NBC_00482 genome, one interval contains:
- a CDS encoding SRPBCC domain-containing protein — protein sequence MTRSIEREIRVEASPEVVYEVISSPEHLREWWPDEAELDAVPGATGTVGFRQAEGTKVVPLTVVEAEPPRRFAFRWDYEGEEATPENSLLVTFELVPVDGGTLLRFAETGYDEAAKSDAVLADHTSGWNYFLPRLAPYVEKLAQRP from the coding sequence ATGACCAGGAGCATCGAGCGGGAGATCCGGGTGGAGGCTAGCCCAGAGGTGGTCTACGAGGTGATCAGCTCGCCGGAGCACCTGCGCGAGTGGTGGCCGGACGAAGCCGAGCTCGACGCCGTCCCTGGCGCGACCGGGACTGTCGGCTTCCGGCAGGCGGAGGGGACGAAGGTCGTGCCGCTCACCGTGGTCGAGGCCGAGCCGCCGCGGCGGTTCGCGTTCCGCTGGGACTACGAGGGCGAGGAGGCCACGCCGGAGAACTCGCTGCTCGTGACGTTCGAACTGGTTCCGGTCGACGGCGGCACGCTGCTGCGGTTCGCCGAGACCGGGTACGACGAAGCGGCCAAGTCCGACGCGGTGCTCGCGGACCACACCAGCGGCTGGAACTACTTCCTCCCCCGCCTCGCGCCGTACGTCGAGAAGTTGGCGCAACGGCCGTGA
- a CDS encoding type II secretion system F family protein, which produces MNDRTLGALLCGALVGGAVMLLIVAIRGTEPKDETPSLFRNRSVEARKNIIRLGAAFAVGLIVLVVTRWLVLAVALGLLAAMADRFFGGTGEERRAIDRLDALATWTEALRDTIAGAVGLEQAIPATAVNAAPAIKPSLNLLVDRLRIREPLPSALMRFADDLDDPSADLIVAALVLNARLRGPGLREVLSALADSAREELDVRRKVAAERRSTRRSVQVVVAITLIMAAGLVLFNSAYMAPYTSFVGQVVLAVVIGLYALGLLWLRRLAKIEVPDRFLIGIADDHRLPRSGDDRMETVSG; this is translated from the coding sequence ATGAACGACCGGACTCTGGGAGCGCTGCTGTGCGGGGCGTTGGTCGGCGGCGCGGTGATGCTGCTGATCGTCGCGATCCGCGGCACCGAGCCGAAGGACGAGACCCCGTCGCTGTTCCGCAACCGCAGCGTCGAGGCCCGCAAGAACATCATCCGGCTGGGCGCGGCCTTCGCGGTCGGCCTGATCGTGCTGGTGGTGACCCGCTGGCTGGTGCTCGCGGTCGCCCTCGGCCTGCTCGCGGCGATGGCCGACCGTTTCTTCGGCGGCACCGGTGAGGAACGCCGGGCGATCGACCGACTGGACGCGCTGGCCACCTGGACCGAGGCGCTGCGCGACACGATCGCCGGCGCGGTCGGCCTGGAGCAGGCGATCCCGGCCACCGCGGTGAACGCGGCGCCCGCGATCAAACCCAGCCTGAACCTGCTGGTCGACCGGCTCCGGATCCGCGAACCGTTGCCGTCGGCCCTGATGCGGTTCGCCGACGACCTGGACGACCCGTCCGCCGACCTGATCGTCGCCGCCCTGGTGCTGAACGCCCGGCTGCGCGGTCCCGGTCTGCGCGAGGTGCTCAGTGCGCTGGCCGACTCGGCCCGCGAGGAACTCGACGTACGCCGGAAGGTCGCGGCGGAACGTCGTTCGACCCGGCGCAGCGTCCAGGTGGTGGTCGCGATCACGCTGATCATGGCGGCCGGTCTGGTGCTGTTCAACTCGGCGTACATGGCGCCGTACACGAGCTTCGTCGGCCAGGTCGTGCTGGCCGTGGTGATCGGGCTCTACGCGCTCGGGCTGCTGTGGCTGCGGCGGCTGGCGAAGATCGAGGTGCCGGACCGGTTCCTGATCGGCATCGCCGACGACCACCGGCTGCCCCGGTCGGGCGACGATCGGATGGAGACGGTGAGCGGATGA
- a CDS encoding ABC-F family ATP-binding cassette domain-containing protein produces the protein MITVSNLEVRVGARQLLAPASFRVGPGDKVGLVGRNGAGKTTLTKILAGEGLPASGSVTSSGEIGYLPQDPRTGDLEVLARDRILSARGLDDVVRRLRSAEKSMASADEKTRAKAMRRYERAEAELHAAGGYAAESEAARIAANLGLPDRVLGQPLSTLSGGQRRRVELARILFAQAETLLLDEPTNHLDADSIIWLRDFLKSYAGGVIMISHDVNLLQDTVTRVFHLDANRAEIDVYNVGWKAYLLQRETDERRRKRERSNAEKKATQLVDQANKMRAKATKAAAAQQMLRRAERLMSSLEDERKQDRVAKISFPTPASCGKTPLMARELSKSYGSLEIFTDVDLAIDKGSRVVVLGLNGAGKTTLLRILGGIEKADTGEVVDGHGLKLGYYAQEHETLDVNRTVLENMKTAAPDLNETQARSVLGSFLFTGDDADKPAKVLSGGEKTRLALATLVVSAANVLLLDEPTNNLDPASRAEVLNAIRSYTGAIVLVTHDEGAVEALEPERVVLLPDGVEDLWTNEYADLISLA, from the coding sequence ATGATCACCGTTTCCAATCTCGAGGTGCGCGTCGGTGCCCGTCAGCTGCTCGCCCCCGCCTCGTTCCGGGTCGGCCCCGGCGACAAGGTCGGGCTGGTCGGCCGCAACGGCGCCGGCAAGACGACGCTGACCAAGATCCTCGCCGGTGAGGGGCTGCCGGCCAGCGGTTCCGTGACGTCCTCGGGCGAGATCGGCTACCTGCCGCAGGACCCGCGCACCGGCGACCTCGAAGTACTGGCCCGGGACCGGATCCTGTCCGCGCGCGGCCTGGACGACGTCGTACGGCGGTTGCGCTCCGCCGAGAAGTCGATGGCCAGCGCGGACGAGAAGACCCGCGCCAAGGCCATGCGGCGGTACGAGCGGGCCGAGGCGGAGCTGCACGCCGCCGGTGGGTACGCCGCCGAGTCCGAGGCAGCCCGGATCGCCGCCAACCTCGGCCTCCCGGACCGCGTCCTCGGCCAGCCGCTGTCGACCCTGTCCGGTGGTCAGCGCCGCCGTGTCGAGCTGGCCCGGATCCTGTTCGCGCAGGCCGAGACGCTGCTGCTCGACGAGCCGACCAACCACCTGGACGCCGACTCGATCATCTGGCTGCGCGACTTCCTGAAGTCGTACGCCGGTGGCGTGATCATGATCAGCCACGACGTGAACCTGCTGCAGGACACCGTCACCCGGGTCTTCCACCTCGACGCGAACCGGGCCGAGATCGACGTCTACAACGTCGGCTGGAAGGCGTACCTGCTCCAGCGGGAGACCGACGAGCGCCGTCGCAAGCGCGAGCGGTCGAACGCGGAGAAGAAGGCGACCCAGCTGGTCGACCAGGCGAACAAGATGCGCGCCAAGGCGACCAAGGCGGCCGCGGCCCAGCAGATGCTGCGGCGGGCCGAGCGGCTGATGTCCTCGCTCGAGGACGAGCGCAAGCAGGATCGCGTCGCGAAGATCTCGTTCCCGACCCCCGCGTCGTGCGGCAAGACGCCGCTGATGGCGCGGGAGCTGTCGAAGTCGTACGGCTCGCTGGAGATCTTCACCGATGTCGACCTGGCGATCGACAAGGGCTCGCGGGTCGTCGTCCTCGGGCTGAACGGCGCCGGCAAGACCACGCTGCTGCGGATCCTCGGCGGGATCGAGAAGGCGGACACCGGCGAGGTGGTCGACGGGCACGGCCTCAAGCTCGGGTACTACGCCCAGGAGCACGAGACCCTGGACGTGAACCGGACGGTCCTGGAGAACATGAAGACCGCCGCCCCGGACCTCAACGAGACCCAGGCGCGCAGCGTGCTCGGCTCGTTCCTGTTCACCGGCGACGACGCGGACAAGCCCGCCAAGGTGCTGTCCGGCGGCGAGAAGACCCGCCTCGCGCTGGCCACGCTGGTCGTGTCGGCGGCGAACGTCCTGCTCCTCGACGAGCCGACCAACAACCTGGACCCGGCGTCCCGCGCCGAGGTGCTGAACGCGATCCGCTCGTACACCGGCGCGATCGTCCTGGTCACCCACGACGAGGGCGCCGTCGAGGCCCTCGAACCGGAGCGGGTCGTGCTGCTTCCGGACGGCGTCGAAGACCTCTGGACCAACGAGTACGCCGACCTGATCTCGCTAGCCTGA
- a CDS encoding CpaF family protein: protein MSADQELVRKLRVQVAERLNEQRRRDQVNGVPPMSAEDEREYARSLIVQVLEDHARYELADGRTPPTPDDDAQIAGAIHSALFGVGRLQPLIDDAEVENIDINGCDQVFVQYGDGREETPGPVAESDEELIELIQVLAAHAGLTSRPFDSANPQLDLRLPDGSRLSAVMGVTSRPAVSIRRARLGKVFLKDLVANGTITDDVGSFLRAAVAARKNVMIAGATNSGKTTLLRALANEIQPHERLITVERSLELGLGEFKDLHPNVVAFEERLPNSEGVGEVSMADLVRRSLRMNPSRVIVGEVLGDEIVTMLNAMSQGNDGSLSTIHSNSSMEVFNRISTYAIQARERLPMEATQMLISGALDFVVFVRKHNDYSRGGGLSRYVESIREVTGWDGRVLSGEVFAPGPDGHAAAHAPIACMDELEHFGYQPLVHGTWA, encoded by the coding sequence ATGAGCGCGGATCAGGAGCTGGTCCGGAAGCTGCGGGTGCAGGTCGCCGAGCGGCTGAACGAGCAGCGGCGTCGCGACCAGGTGAACGGCGTACCTCCGATGAGCGCGGAGGACGAGCGGGAGTACGCACGGTCGCTGATCGTGCAGGTGCTCGAAGATCACGCGCGGTACGAGCTGGCCGACGGCCGGACGCCGCCGACGCCGGACGACGACGCGCAGATCGCCGGCGCGATCCACTCCGCGCTGTTCGGTGTCGGCCGGCTGCAGCCGCTGATCGACGACGCCGAGGTCGAGAACATCGACATCAACGGCTGCGACCAGGTCTTCGTGCAGTACGGCGACGGTCGCGAGGAGACCCCGGGCCCGGTTGCCGAGAGCGACGAGGAACTGATCGAGCTGATCCAGGTGCTGGCGGCGCACGCCGGCCTCACCAGCCGCCCGTTCGACTCGGCCAACCCGCAGCTGGACCTGCGGCTGCCCGACGGGTCCCGGCTGTCCGCGGTGATGGGCGTGACGTCCCGTCCCGCGGTGTCGATCCGGCGTGCCCGTCTCGGCAAGGTGTTCCTCAAGGACCTGGTGGCCAACGGAACCATCACCGACGACGTCGGCTCGTTCCTGCGGGCCGCGGTCGCGGCGCGGAAGAACGTCATGATCGCCGGCGCCACGAACTCCGGGAAGACGACGCTGCTGCGGGCACTGGCCAACGAGATCCAGCCGCACGAGCGGCTGATCACCGTCGAGCGCTCGCTCGAGCTCGGCCTCGGCGAGTTCAAGGACCTGCACCCGAACGTGGTCGCGTTCGAGGAACGGCTGCCGAACTCCGAAGGCGTCGGCGAGGTCAGCATGGCCGACCTGGTCCGGCGTTCGCTGCGCATGAACCCGAGCCGGGTGATCGTCGGTGAGGTGCTCGGCGACGAGATCGTCACGATGCTGAACGCGATGAGCCAGGGTAACGACGGCTCGCTGTCGACGATCCACTCGAACAGCTCGATGGAGGTGTTCAACCGGATCAGCACGTATGCGATCCAGGCCCGCGAGCGGTTGCCGATGGAGGCCACCCAGATGCTGATCTCCGGCGCGCTCGACTTCGTCGTGTTCGTCCGCAAGCACAACGACTACTCCCGCGGCGGCGGCCTCAGCCGGTACGTCGAGAGCATCCGGGAGGTCACCGGATGGGACGGCCGGGTGCTGTCCGGCGAGGTGTTCGCACCGGGACCGGACGGCCACGCCGCGGCGCACGCGCCGATCGCGTGCATGGACGAGCTCGAGCACTTCGGGTACCAGCCGCTCGTGCACGGAACGTGGGCGTGA
- a CDS encoding TadE/TadG family type IV pilus assembly protein has product MRLGRLSRLGRKGVRRRRSERGVSTLELSILAPAIIALIFVSIQTALWLYGRSVALNAAQEGVSKLRLVQPLVYTPAVGEKVRADVESYAQQLGGTTLTNATVPFPAYNDPEGVVSFTVTGKTVSLVPGLELKVSRTATGRIEQFEADK; this is encoded by the coding sequence ATGCGGCTGGGGAGGCTGAGTCGACTTGGGCGGAAGGGAGTTCGGCGCAGACGGTCGGAGCGGGGGGTCAGCACACTCGAGCTGTCCATCCTGGCGCCGGCGATCATCGCGCTGATCTTCGTGTCCATCCAGACCGCTCTGTGGCTGTACGGGCGTTCCGTCGCGCTGAACGCGGCGCAGGAGGGCGTGTCCAAGCTGCGGCTGGTGCAGCCCTTGGTCTACACCCCGGCGGTGGGGGAGAAGGTGCGGGCCGACGTCGAGTCGTACGCCCAGCAGCTCGGCGGTACGACGCTGACGAACGCCACCGTCCCGTTCCCGGCGTACAACGACCCTGAAGGCGTGGTTTCGTTCACGGTGACCGGCAAGACCGTGTCGCTGGTGCCCGGCCTGGAGCTGAAGGTGTCCCGGACCGCCACCGGCCGCATCGAACAGTTCGAAGCCGACAAGTGA
- a CDS encoding TadE family protein, producing MTRRPRSRGRRNRERGTMALEMVILAPVLLALFMFLLACGRYFQTSSLLEGAARDGARGASQARSLPDAQARVDEAVNSAMSQAVASCKESAAGSITTGFVAGSPLSVEVSCTINYRDLGFLGLGGDTTITKRFTSSLDPYRGVRGDGS from the coding sequence ATGACACGCAGACCGAGGTCTCGCGGGCGGCGTAACCGCGAGCGCGGCACGATGGCGCTCGAGATGGTGATCCTCGCGCCGGTGCTGCTGGCGCTGTTCATGTTCCTGCTGGCCTGCGGCCGGTACTTCCAGACCTCGTCGTTGCTGGAGGGCGCGGCCCGCGACGGTGCCCGGGGCGCCAGTCAGGCGCGGTCGCTGCCGGACGCGCAGGCGCGCGTCGACGAGGCCGTCAACTCGGCGATGAGCCAGGCGGTGGCCTCGTGCAAGGAGTCCGCGGCGGGCTCGATCACCACCGGATTCGTGGCCGGTTCGCCGTTGTCGGTCGAGGTCAGCTGCACGATCAACTACCGCGACCTCGGATTCCTCGGCCTGGGCGGCGACACCACGATCACCAAGCGGTTCACGTCCTCGCTCGATCCGTACCGGGGGGTGCGCGGTGACGGCTCCTGA
- a CDS encoding type II secretion system F family protein, which produces MTWAFITGGIAGLGVYVLVRMFIKPRANVLSTIARIDAGRGGYTGGATASAAGERVLGGVDRARETLGRRLEAEANSRGWAFGKLRRDLAVMNRPFAAMLATKAFFALGAMVFIPIVLFLFSAIGITAPGAAPAIVTLAFMALAFFLPDLALRQEAEKRRRDFRHVVGSFLDLVAMNLAGGRGLPEALMTASTIGEHWAMARIRQALANARLIGITPWDAMALLGEDLGVEELRDMASALALAGDEGAKIRSSLLARAASLRRKELADVEGKAGERSQSMLVAQLVMIAAFFLFLAFPAGVAILGS; this is translated from the coding sequence ATGACCTGGGCCTTCATTACCGGCGGCATCGCCGGACTCGGCGTGTACGTGCTGGTCCGGATGTTCATCAAGCCGCGGGCCAACGTGCTGTCCACGATCGCACGGATCGACGCGGGGCGTGGCGGCTACACGGGCGGTGCCACCGCCAGCGCCGCCGGCGAGCGGGTGCTGGGCGGGGTGGACCGGGCCCGGGAGACCCTCGGCCGCCGGCTCGAGGCGGAGGCGAACTCGCGCGGCTGGGCGTTCGGCAAGCTCCGCCGCGACCTCGCGGTGATGAACCGGCCGTTCGCCGCGATGCTCGCCACCAAGGCGTTCTTCGCGCTCGGTGCGATGGTCTTCATCCCGATCGTGCTGTTCCTGTTCTCGGCGATCGGCATCACGGCGCCCGGGGCGGCCCCGGCGATCGTCACCCTGGCCTTCATGGCGCTGGCGTTCTTCCTGCCCGACCTGGCCCTGCGTCAGGAGGCTGAGAAGCGGCGGCGGGACTTCCGGCACGTGGTCGGCAGCTTCCTGGACCTGGTCGCGATGAACCTCGCGGGCGGCCGTGGTCTGCCGGAGGCGCTGATGACGGCGTCGACGATCGGCGAGCACTGGGCGATGGCCCGGATCCGGCAGGCGCTGGCGAACGCGCGGTTGATCGGCATCACGCCGTGGGACGCGATGGCCCTGCTCGGCGAGGACCTGGGCGTCGAGGAACTGCGGGACATGGCCTCGGCGCTCGCGCTCGCCGGTGACGAGGGCGCGAAGATCCGCTCGTCGCTGCTCGCCCGGGCGGCGTCGCTGCGGCGCAAGGAACTCGCGGACGTGGAAGGCAAGGCGGGTGAGCGTTCCCAGTCCATGCTGGTCGCGCAGCTGGTCATGATCGCGGCCTTCTTCCTGTTCCTGGCCTTTCCGGCCGGTGTGGCCATCCTCGGAAGTTAG
- a CDS encoding enoyl-CoA hydratase/isomerase family protein: MTDLGLRLTVDGPVARVVLDRPEVRNAQTPAMWSALADFGTALPSDVRVVVVSGEGPSFSAGLDRRLIMGENDLGQEPLLTLGSKPTDEVLELIAKFQSGFSWLRRPEIVSIAAVQGHAVGAGFQLALACDLRVVTPDARFSMREPSLGLVPDLGGTKPLVELVGYSRALEICATTRWVEAAEAKELGLANIVVPADELEATVKDLSDALLGPLPGAIRETKALLLGAADRSYDDQLKAEREAQERRLKELLAALG; the protein is encoded by the coding sequence ATGACGGATCTCGGACTGCGGTTGACGGTGGACGGACCGGTCGCGCGTGTGGTGCTCGACCGTCCGGAGGTGCGCAACGCGCAGACGCCCGCGATGTGGAGCGCGCTGGCCGACTTCGGTACGGCGCTGCCGTCCGACGTCCGCGTGGTGGTCGTGTCGGGGGAGGGTCCGTCGTTCTCGGCCGGCCTGGACCGCCGGCTGATCATGGGGGAGAACGACCTGGGGCAGGAGCCGCTGCTCACCCTCGGCAGCAAACCGACCGACGAGGTCCTGGAGCTGATCGCGAAGTTCCAGTCCGGGTTCTCCTGGTTGCGGCGGCCCGAGATCGTCAGCATCGCCGCGGTGCAGGGCCACGCGGTCGGCGCCGGGTTCCAGCTCGCCTTGGCCTGCGACCTCCGGGTCGTCACGCCCGACGCCCGCTTCAGCATGCGCGAGCCGTCGCTCGGGCTGGTCCCGGACCTCGGTGGTACGAAGCCGCTCGTCGAGCTGGTCGGGTATTCGCGGGCGCTGGAGATCTGCGCGACGACCCGCTGGGTCGAGGCCGCGGAGGCGAAGGAGCTCGGCCTCGCGAACATCGTCGTACCGGCGGACGAGCTGGAGGCGACGGTGAAGGACCTGTCCGACGCGCTGCTCGGCCCGTTGCCCGGTGCGATCCGCGAGACCAAGGCGTTGCTCCTCGGTGCCGCGGACCGCTCGTACGACGACCAGCTCAAGGCCGAGCGTGAGGCCCAGGAACGCCGTCTGAAGGAGCTCCTGGCCGCGCTTGGTTAG
- a CDS encoding TadE/TadG family type IV pilus assembly protein has protein sequence MTAPERSRSRLVEFFRIDARRNHRRFGRGALSPAVAILAVMIFTLAGLVIDGGRQLGARSRAVGYAQEAARVGAAAIQLNVAEAKIDTAKAATAITEFCGQVRANDPAVTACGPTTLTDKEVDIKVDIANKTTFLGLIGKQSLKASGTGQAHAEQGVDKADDSPTIPPIEVNPTTDGPGGTIDTPRPPTIDLPCPTWTVGSPTPIWTLSPFPFPASCSPNVTPTPTPSETPPTGEPSGPTSSSPPSGR, from the coding sequence GTGACGGCTCCTGAACGCTCTCGATCGCGGCTCGTCGAGTTCTTCCGGATCGATGCGCGACGCAACCATCGGCGGTTCGGCCGCGGCGCGCTGAGCCCCGCGGTCGCGATCCTCGCGGTGATGATCTTCACCCTGGCCGGCCTGGTGATCGACGGCGGCCGGCAACTGGGAGCCCGCTCCCGTGCGGTCGGCTACGCGCAGGAGGCCGCGCGCGTCGGCGCCGCGGCCATCCAGTTGAACGTCGCCGAGGCCAAGATCGACACTGCCAAGGCGGCGACCGCGATCACTGAGTTCTGCGGCCAGGTGCGAGCGAACGACCCGGCGGTCACGGCCTGCGGTCCGACCACGCTGACCGACAAAGAGGTCGACATCAAGGTCGACATCGCCAACAAGACGACGTTCCTCGGCCTGATCGGCAAGCAGTCGCTGAAGGCCAGCGGCACCGGTCAGGCGCACGCCGAACAGGGCGTCGACAAGGCGGACGACAGCCCGACCATCCCGCCGATCGAGGTGAACCCGACGACCGACGGCCCCGGAGGGACGATCGACACCCCGCGGCCGCCGACGATCGACCTGCCGTGCCCGACCTGGACCGTCGGCTCGCCGACCCCGATCTGGACGCTGTCGCCGTTCCCGTTCCCGGCCTCCTGCTCGCCGAACGTGACACCGACGCCGACCCCGTCCGAGACCCCGCCGACCGGCGAACCGTCAGGCCCCACGAGCAGCTCGCCGCCGAGCGGGCGCTAG
- the ypfJ gene encoding KPN_02809 family neutral zinc metallopeptidase: MKFNPDADLDTSGVEDTRGSGGGGRSGLPGGMIPVGGGIGGIILLVVILLLTGGLPGGGGSDEPVTQNTAAGNLSSCKKGTDLQSNSDCRFVFYQNSIESFWAAELPRRGKKYTRAPMRVFEGSVNTGCGPATSAVGPFYCPPDKRVYLDIGFFETLEKDLGARGGEFAEAYVVAHEYGHHIQNLYGILDRIKTRSGPASDSVRSELQADCLAGIWTNHATTVPNSSGQPLITELSEDDIARGLDAAASVGDDRIQSKTQGQVTPESFSHGTAEQRMKWFQAGMDSGDMTTCDTWSAKSL; the protein is encoded by the coding sequence GTGAAATTCAACCCGGATGCGGATCTCGACACCAGCGGTGTCGAAGACACCCGCGGTAGTGGTGGCGGCGGCCGCAGCGGCCTCCCCGGCGGGATGATCCCGGTCGGCGGCGGCATCGGCGGCATCATCCTGCTCGTCGTGATCCTGCTCCTGACCGGCGGCCTGCCAGGCGGAGGTGGCAGCGACGAACCGGTCACGCAGAACACGGCAGCGGGCAACCTGAGCTCCTGCAAGAAGGGCACCGACCTGCAGTCGAACTCGGACTGCCGGTTCGTGTTCTACCAGAACTCGATCGAGAGCTTCTGGGCCGCGGAGCTCCCCCGGCGCGGCAAGAAGTACACCCGCGCACCGATGCGGGTCTTCGAAGGCTCGGTGAACACCGGCTGCGGCCCGGCGACCAGCGCCGTCGGCCCGTTCTACTGCCCGCCGGACAAGCGGGTGTACCTGGACATCGGGTTCTTCGAGACGCTCGAGAAGGACCTGGGCGCCCGCGGCGGCGAGTTCGCCGAGGCGTACGTCGTGGCGCACGAGTACGGCCACCACATCCAGAACCTGTACGGCATCCTCGACCGGATCAAGACCCGCAGCGGCCCCGCGTCGGACTCGGTCCGCTCCGAACTCCAGGCCGACTGCCTCGCCGGGATCTGGACCAACCACGCGACCACCGTCCCGAACTCGAGCGGCCAGCCGCTGATCACCGAACTCAGCGAGGACGACATCGCCCGCGGCCTCGACGCCGCCGCCTCGGTCGGCGACGACCGCATCCAGTCGAAGACCCAGGGCCAGGTCACCCCGGAAAGCTTCAGCCACGGCACCGCCGAACAACGCATGAAATGGTTCCAAGCCGGCATGGACTCCGGCGACATGACCACCTGCGACACCTGGTCAGCCAAGTCCCTCTGA
- a CDS encoding SRPBCC family protein, translating into MSDILHRVGIIASPKDVFAALTTIDGLAGWWTEDTVGDPDGVIEFRFATAGGDGFDMKVVETKPGELVHWEVVGGPDEWIGTHVTFELSQTDEYTIILFKQAGWREPVEFMYHCSTKWATFLMSLKQYVETGKGEPAPHDVLVSNWH; encoded by the coding sequence ATGAGCGACATCCTGCACCGCGTTGGCATCATCGCGTCCCCGAAGGACGTCTTCGCAGCACTCACCACGATCGACGGTCTGGCCGGCTGGTGGACCGAGGACACGGTCGGCGACCCCGACGGCGTCATCGAGTTCCGCTTCGCCACGGCGGGTGGCGACGGCTTCGACATGAAGGTCGTCGAGACCAAGCCCGGCGAGCTGGTCCACTGGGAGGTCGTCGGCGGTCCGGACGAGTGGATCGGCACGCACGTCACCTTCGAGCTGTCCCAGACCGACGAGTACACGATCATCCTGTTCAAGCAGGCAGGATGGCGCGAGCCGGTCGAGTTCATGTACCACTGCAGCACCAAGTGGGCCACGTTCCTGATGAGCCTCAAGCAGTACGTCGAGACCGGCAAGGGCGAGCCCGCGCCACATGACGTACTGGTCAGCAACTGGCACTAA
- a CDS encoding ArsR/SmtB family transcription factor: protein MIDDELWSAIGDPTRRRMLDLLLAGGGGTATSLSDQLPVTRQAVAKHLGVLDRAGLVHSTPSGRERRYTVDEERLTHAINQLTDVTNAWDRRLQRIKRIAEAIEQAERKLQ from the coding sequence GTGATCGACGACGAGCTCTGGTCGGCGATCGGCGACCCCACCCGGCGGCGGATGCTCGACCTGCTGCTCGCGGGCGGCGGCGGTACGGCGACCAGTCTCAGCGACCAACTGCCCGTCACACGGCAGGCGGTCGCGAAGCATCTCGGCGTACTCGATCGGGCCGGGCTCGTGCACTCCACGCCGTCCGGACGTGAACGCCGCTACACCGTGGACGAGGAACGGCTCACCCACGCGATCAACCAGCTGACCGACGTCACCAACGCCTGGGACCGGCGGCTGCAACGCATCAAGCGCATCGCCGAGGCGATCGAACAAGCCGAGAGGAAACTCCAATGA